In one Aeromicrobium wangtongii genomic region, the following are encoded:
- a CDS encoding DUF4012 domain-containing protein translates to MTDSQHARHTNNKKKRNTTLLGLLAVAVVALAGLGIFTFTQLASAKGDIDGAATNASGLQTALESGDQPAAARSLTSLQTNIGSADSTLGSFVFSAASKLPVLGKNVDAVRTVTSSLKQVADTGLPPLVDIADQFNGKTFNPQGGAINVDAIAGIGPNVAKAGKVITAASGEVDRINTSALMGSLQGPVKDVQDKLSHASEISKRATTASEVVPQMLSGKHTYLLLFQNNAEIRATGGLPGAYAVLNIDNGKIKLGEQGSGGSMGSLDYDATDISDEETELFDTKLVTDFRDINFTPDFPRAASIGAEIIKREKNIDVDGVLSLDPVTLSYVLKGLGPVTLADGTTLTADNAVDVLLNGVYVAYPDLRDGGAAQDAFFASATKQIFDKVLSGEGDPNALLKALTRATNERRVQVWDKSSEISTLLSGTAVAGELPVDKAAKSTLGFYLNDATGAKMQYYLDYDVEAKASKCTDAGAQTYSTVTTLRSTAPADSATLPESIRGPGFGAPAGSMLMNVYVYAPNGGKVTDVTIDKEEVATFPGTHEGRGVRLVTVQINPGQTVTVEATVVSGKDQRGDARVLATPGIKPGTKGSVVKSAC, encoded by the coding sequence GTGACCGACTCGCAGCACGCGCGCCACACCAACAACAAAAAGAAGCGCAACACCACCCTGCTGGGCCTGCTGGCGGTCGCCGTCGTCGCGCTGGCTGGGCTTGGCATCTTCACCTTCACCCAGCTCGCGTCGGCCAAGGGCGACATCGACGGGGCCGCGACGAATGCCAGCGGGCTGCAGACCGCGCTCGAATCCGGCGATCAGCCGGCCGCAGCGCGGTCGCTGACATCGCTGCAGACCAATATCGGCAGCGCCGACTCGACGCTTGGCAGCTTCGTGTTCTCGGCCGCCTCGAAGCTGCCGGTGCTCGGCAAGAACGTCGACGCCGTCCGCACCGTCACCTCGTCGCTCAAGCAGGTCGCCGACACAGGACTTCCTCCGCTCGTAGACATCGCGGACCAGTTCAACGGCAAGACATTTAACCCACAGGGCGGCGCGATCAACGTCGACGCCATCGCTGGAATCGGGCCCAACGTCGCGAAGGCCGGCAAGGTCATCACCGCGGCGTCCGGCGAGGTCGACAGGATCAACACCTCCGCGCTGATGGGTTCCCTCCAGGGCCCCGTCAAGGACGTTCAGGACAAACTGTCGCACGCCTCCGAGATCTCGAAGCGAGCGACAACCGCGTCGGAAGTCGTCCCGCAGATGCTCAGCGGCAAGCACACCTACCTCTTGCTGTTCCAGAACAACGCCGAAATTCGCGCGACCGGCGGACTCCCCGGCGCCTACGCAGTGCTCAACATCGACAACGGCAAGATCAAGCTGGGTGAGCAGGGCTCGGGCGGATCCATGGGCAGCCTGGACTACGACGCAACTGACATCTCCGACGAGGAGACCGAGCTCTTCGACACCAAGCTGGTCACCGACTTTCGGGACATCAACTTCACCCCGGACTTTCCGCGGGCCGCTTCCATCGGTGCCGAGATCATCAAACGCGAGAAGAACATCGACGTGGACGGCGTGCTGTCGCTTGACCCCGTGACACTGTCGTATGTGCTCAAGGGTCTCGGCCCCGTCACCCTTGCCGACGGCACAACGCTGACCGCGGACAATGCGGTCGACGTGTTGCTCAATGGGGTCTACGTCGCCTACCCGGACCTCCGCGATGGCGGCGCTGCCCAGGACGCCTTTTTCGCGTCGGCCACCAAGCAGATCTTCGACAAGGTCCTGTCCGGGGAAGGCGACCCGAACGCGTTACTCAAGGCACTGACTCGTGCGACCAACGAGCGCCGCGTCCAGGTATGGGATAAGTCGTCGGAGATCAGCACCCTCCTCTCCGGCACTGCAGTGGCCGGAGAGCTACCTGTCGACAAGGCGGCCAAGTCGACGCTTGGGTTCTACCTGAACGACGCCACCGGGGCGAAGATGCAGTACTACCTGGACTACGACGTCGAGGCGAAGGCGTCGAAGTGCACCGACGCGGGCGCCCAAACGTACAGCACGGTGACGACGTTGCGCTCCACCGCTCCGGCGGACTCGGCCACGCTGCCCGAGTCGATCCGCGGGCCCGGGTTCGGCGCACCGGCCGGCTCGATGCTGATGAACGTGTACGTCTACGCCCCCAACGGCGGCAAGGTCACCGACGTCACGATCGACAAGGAAGAAGTCGCGACGTTCCCAGGAACACACGAAGGACGGGGCGTGCGGCTGGTGACGGTGCAGATCAACCCCGGTCAGACCGTGACCGTCGAGGCGACGGTCGTCTCCGGCAAGGATCAGCGCGGTGACGCGCGGGTGCTGGCCACCCCGGGGATCAAGCCGGGCACGAAGGGCAGCGTCGTCAAGAGCGCTTGCTGA
- a CDS encoding polysaccharide biosynthesis tyrosine autokinase, which translates to MDLRDYFRVLRAQWKLVAVFSLIAVALAAAVTLRETPQYASSARMFVSTQGSTDDAQAANQGGQFSLQRVKSYADLLTGREIARRVVDRLQLDETPGELASQISASTKLDTVILTVRVNDPDPKRARLLAAAVSDEFVAYVAELETPPGKDQATIKATVVDPASESTAPISPQPVRNIGLGLILGLILGAGVAVLRETLDTTIKSTRQLESLVPAPIIGAISYDAAAVDTPLISSLDTYAPRAEAFRVLRTNLQFIDPDADHKVFVITSSLPGEGKTTTAVNLALALAEGGEKVALVEGDLRRPKISEYLRLEPAVGLTTVLIGKLPLEDAIQTTAREGLDVLTSGSTPPNPAELLKSTSMASLITSLRARYDVVLIDAPPLLPVTDGALLAAQADGALLVVRHGKTTTDQLALAVDRLESVGASPAGVIFNMTPARGGDGYGYGYGYGYAPEESNPRDTSPVA; encoded by the coding sequence GTGGACCTGCGTGACTATTTCAGGGTTCTTCGGGCGCAGTGGAAACTCGTCGCCGTGTTTAGTTTAATTGCGGTCGCGCTGGCGGCCGCAGTCACTTTGCGGGAAACCCCACAGTATGCGTCCTCTGCTCGAATGTTCGTCTCCACCCAGGGATCGACAGATGATGCGCAGGCGGCGAATCAGGGTGGCCAGTTTTCGCTACAGCGTGTGAAATCCTATGCGGACCTCCTCACAGGCAGAGAGATCGCGCGCCGAGTGGTGGATCGACTGCAGCTCGATGAGACACCTGGGGAGCTCGCGAGCCAAATCTCGGCTAGCACGAAGCTAGACACCGTGATCCTGACGGTGCGAGTTAACGACCCTGATCCGAAGCGTGCTCGGCTCCTTGCCGCGGCGGTATCCGACGAATTCGTGGCCTATGTTGCTGAGTTGGAGACCCCCCCCGGCAAGGATCAGGCTACGATCAAGGCGACCGTTGTTGACCCCGCCTCGGAGTCAACCGCTCCGATCTCCCCCCAACCCGTGCGCAATATTGGATTGGGTCTCATCCTCGGGTTAATTCTGGGTGCCGGAGTGGCGGTTCTTCGCGAGACCCTGGACACAACCATCAAGTCCACGCGTCAACTCGAGTCCCTCGTGCCGGCGCCCATTATCGGCGCGATCAGCTACGACGCTGCGGCCGTCGACACCCCGCTCATCTCCAGCTTGGACACGTACGCACCACGCGCGGAGGCATTTCGCGTACTACGGACGAACTTGCAATTCATCGATCCCGACGCCGACCACAAGGTCTTCGTCATCACCAGCTCTCTGCCCGGGGAAGGGAAGACCACCACGGCCGTGAACTTGGCGCTTGCCTTGGCGGAGGGCGGTGAGAAGGTCGCGCTCGTGGAGGGCGACCTTCGTCGTCCGAAGATCAGCGAGTACCTGCGACTCGAGCCAGCCGTCGGTCTCACAACGGTGCTAATTGGCAAGCTCCCGCTCGAGGACGCCATTCAGACGACCGCCCGCGAGGGGTTGGACGTCCTGACGAGCGGTTCGACACCGCCCAACCCGGCCGAACTGTTGAAATCCACCTCCATGGCTTCTCTCATCACGTCGCTACGGGCTCGCTATGACGTCGTGCTCATCGACGCCCCGCCACTGCTACCGGTTACCGATGGAGCGTTGCTGGCGGCACAGGCCGACGGTGCACTGCTAGTTGTCCGGCATGGGAAGACCACAACCGACCAGCTCGCACTGGCCGTCGACCGGTTGGAATCCGTTGGGGCGAGCCCTGCAGGAGTCATCTTCAACATGACGCCGGCTCGTGGTGGCGACGGATATGGGTACGGGTATGGATACGGGTATGCACCCGAAGAGTCCAATCCTCGGGATACCAGCCCTGTCGCATGA
- a CDS encoding GDP-L-fucose synthase family protein, translating into MTRSSTDGDTDFTPTELDRSATFYVAGHRGLVGSAIVRKLEAEGFTNIVGQTSSELDLKDRDAVFAYVKKVRPTYLALAAAKVGGIMANSTYPVDFLSDNIRIQVNVLDAAREHGVKRLIFLGSSCIYPKFAKQPIDEDSLLTGHLESTNDAYAIAKIAGIMHVQAVRRQYGLPWISAMPTNLYGPNDNFSPHGSHVLPALIRRYDEATRNGSDSVTNWGTGSPRREFLHVDDLASAVLHLLEHYDGPQQVNVGTGSDVTIKEIADIIANVVGYTGKTRWDSSKPDGTPQKLLDVHKLGESGWAARISLEEGLRSTVDWYRAHADELRQ; encoded by the coding sequence ATGACACGTTCGAGTACAGACGGGGACACCGACTTCACACCGACAGAGCTGGACAGGTCCGCCACCTTCTACGTCGCTGGTCACCGCGGCTTAGTGGGGTCCGCGATCGTTCGCAAGCTTGAGGCCGAAGGTTTCACCAATATTGTGGGGCAAACCTCGTCTGAGCTGGACCTCAAAGACCGCGACGCCGTCTTTGCCTATGTAAAAAAGGTCAGGCCGACTTACTTGGCTCTCGCCGCGGCCAAAGTGGGCGGGATTATGGCCAACAGCACATATCCGGTTGACTTTTTGAGCGACAACATTCGTATCCAAGTCAACGTGCTTGACGCTGCACGCGAGCACGGCGTCAAACGCTTGATCTTCCTGGGTTCTTCGTGCATCTATCCGAAGTTTGCGAAGCAGCCAATTGATGAAGACTCGCTCCTAACGGGGCACCTCGAAAGCACCAATGACGCCTATGCAATCGCAAAGATCGCGGGAATCATGCATGTCCAAGCGGTTCGGCGCCAGTACGGCCTGCCATGGATCAGTGCTATGCCAACCAACCTTTACGGTCCCAACGACAACTTCTCGCCGCACGGCTCCCACGTCCTGCCAGCACTGATACGCCGGTACGACGAGGCCACCCGCAATGGCTCCGACTCAGTGACGAATTGGGGAACTGGGTCACCGCGCAGAGAGTTCCTCCACGTCGATGACCTGGCGTCGGCAGTTCTCCACCTGCTCGAACACTACGATGGGCCGCAGCAGGTAAACGTAGGCACTGGCAGCGATGTCACGATCAAGGAGATCGCCGACATAATCGCGAACGTCGTGGGATACACCGGAAAGACGCGGTGGGACTCCTCCAAACCGGACGGCACTCCCCAGAAACTGCTAGATGTTCATAAGCTTGGCGAGTCTGGATGGGCCGCGAGGATCTCGCTGGAAGAAGGGCTTCGATCCACAGTTGATTGGTACCGGGCGCACGCCGACGAGTTGCGCCAGTAG
- the gmd gene encoding GDP-mannose 4,6-dehydratase has protein sequence MTKTAFITGITGQDGSYLAELLLNKGYEVHGLIRRASTFNTARIDHLYEDPHDTGVKLTLHYGDLSDGVRLVTLLNEIKPDEVYNLAAQSHVRVSFDEPEHTADTTGTGTIRLLEAVRLAGIQPRFYQASSSELYGATPPPQNEDTPFYPRSPYAAAKLYSYWITKNYREAYGLFAVNGILFNHESPRRGETFVTRKITRAVAAIKAGKQKELFMGNLDAVRDWGYAAEYVEGMWRMLQTDEPEDFVLATGVGITVREFLEISFSHAGLDWEEHVRFDERYLRPTEVDALIGDPSKAAEKLGWKATVDGRELAKLMVDADLEALSHAGQAWIDDVKLESWSTK, from the coding sequence ATGACTAAAACCGCATTCATCACAGGTATCACCGGCCAAGACGGTTCATACCTCGCAGAATTGCTGCTCAACAAGGGATACGAAGTGCACGGTCTGATCCGTCGCGCATCGACGTTCAACACTGCACGAATCGATCACCTCTACGAAGACCCCCATGACACTGGGGTCAAACTGACTCTGCATTACGGCGATCTTAGCGACGGAGTTCGCCTCGTGACTCTGCTCAACGAGATCAAGCCCGATGAGGTCTATAACTTGGCGGCCCAGTCCCACGTCCGGGTTTCATTTGACGAACCGGAACACACAGCGGACACCACTGGCACTGGCACAATCCGTCTACTCGAGGCAGTGCGTCTCGCCGGCATCCAGCCGCGCTTTTACCAAGCATCCTCATCCGAGCTTTACGGTGCCACCCCACCGCCCCAGAACGAGGACACCCCCTTCTACCCCCGGTCTCCGTATGCGGCGGCCAAGCTGTACAGCTACTGGATTACGAAGAACTACCGCGAGGCCTACGGCCTGTTTGCTGTCAATGGCATCCTGTTCAACCACGAGTCGCCGCGCCGCGGCGAGACGTTTGTGACCAGGAAGATCACCCGTGCAGTGGCTGCGATCAAGGCCGGTAAACAGAAGGAACTGTTTATGGGAAACCTCGACGCGGTACGCGACTGGGGCTATGCAGCCGAGTATGTCGAGGGCATGTGGCGAATGCTGCAGACTGACGAGCCTGAGGACTTCGTGCTGGCAACCGGCGTAGGAATCACGGTTCGCGAGTTTCTCGAAATCTCATTCAGTCACGCGGGACTCGACTGGGAAGAACACGTGCGGTTCGACGAGCGATACCTGCGGCCCACCGAAGTGGACGCGCTCATCGGCGACCCATCCAAGGCGGCGGAGAAACTCGGGTGGAAGGCAACCGTAGATGGCCGCGAGCTTGCCAAACTAATGGTGGATGCCGACCTCGAAGCTCTGTCCCACGCGGGACAAGCGTGGATTGACGACGTCAAGCTCGAGTCGTGGAGCACCAAATGA
- a CDS encoding glycosyltransferase family 2 protein: protein MNQNISIAATLAVRNRAETTLNCIRELADQLSRYPGSRIIVVDDASTDGTPGRIEAEYPDVQVIRADGDQYWGGAMKIAEAAALQTNFTHLLWVNDDASLASDAVSRLVETSVRHGVNRTIATGAMSWPHQHRLTSYSGARRKTRLGLMRLVTVDPSDEDTSVDATNGNLVLIPRQAIIELSGLDRRFTHRFGDYDFSMRAAHAGYLVMLAPGFLGETPRNGNNGTHLDRHASRRERLRRLRSKKGLPFGQKAAYLRRHGGLSWPVQLIVMHSYHVARALAIPVRDSQ, encoded by the coding sequence ATGAACCAGAACATCTCGATTGCCGCAACTCTCGCCGTTCGAAATCGTGCCGAGACCACCCTCAACTGCATTCGCGAATTGGCCGATCAACTCAGCCGGTATCCGGGCTCTCGCATCATTGTTGTTGACGACGCTTCCACCGACGGCACACCAGGGCGCATAGAAGCCGAGTACCCCGACGTCCAAGTCATTCGCGCCGACGGTGACCAATACTGGGGAGGCGCCATGAAAATCGCGGAGGCCGCCGCCCTGCAGACGAACTTCACGCATCTTCTCTGGGTGAATGATGACGCGTCCCTCGCGTCTGACGCCGTTTCGCGCTTGGTCGAGACCAGCGTCAGGCATGGAGTCAACCGCACCATAGCAACCGGGGCGATGTCTTGGCCCCACCAGCACCGACTGACCTCGTACTCGGGAGCGCGCCGAAAGACTCGATTGGGCCTGATGCGACTGGTGACGGTAGATCCCTCTGATGAGGACACGTCAGTAGACGCCACCAACGGCAATTTAGTTCTCATTCCTAGACAGGCGATCATAGAGCTTTCTGGACTGGACAGACGCTTCACGCACCGTTTCGGTGACTATGACTTCTCAATGCGCGCGGCTCATGCTGGCTATCTCGTGATGCTGGCGCCCGGGTTTCTGGGCGAGACGCCCCGGAACGGCAACAACGGGACGCATCTAGACCGCCACGCATCCCGCCGCGAGCGGCTTCGCCGACTGCGATCCAAGAAAGGTCTCCCCTTCGGCCAAAAGGCCGCCTACCTCCGACGTCACGGCGGATTGTCATGGCCCGTGCAACTCATTGTGATGCACTCGTACCACGTGGCAAGGGCGCTTGCCATCCCTGTCCGAGATTCTCAATAG
- a CDS encoding glycosyltransferase translates to MNDRIAVVIPTVGRPSLRESIQSVRDQTLPANHVQVIAVFDTPEPPSGALAKMADTTLWTGGGRGGGAARQLGVDSCDAEWVAFLDDDDSWAADKLRLQLTAAQQHPERPTAVGCRLRESTDPAMSNIATPARRCRVDESISDYLFVRRGPTVRRNGIPTSTLLVDATTARELVRWDPKLSRHQDWDWLVKFDQVPNRRFVHLPEVLVQKTMGTEASISANADWRASLAWYDASSARWSRRSRADFLIAQGLRYALQARSMAGVWAVVRRTCINRQLPSLPSIALGLVGLIPRRSAQSVFGIAANRKTMFKKGRDS, encoded by the coding sequence TTGAACGATAGAATCGCTGTAGTAATCCCGACCGTGGGCCGCCCGTCATTGCGAGAGTCCATCCAGTCCGTGCGAGATCAGACTCTCCCAGCGAATCACGTCCAAGTGATTGCGGTCTTCGATACCCCGGAACCGCCATCCGGCGCTCTGGCAAAGATGGCAGACACGACTTTGTGGACTGGGGGTGGACGAGGTGGGGGCGCAGCGCGCCAACTCGGAGTTGACTCATGTGACGCCGAGTGGGTCGCGTTCCTTGACGACGACGACTCCTGGGCGGCGGACAAGTTGCGGCTGCAGTTGACGGCAGCGCAGCAGCACCCGGAGCGGCCCACCGCCGTCGGATGCAGGCTCCGGGAAAGTACTGACCCGGCAATGTCCAACATTGCGACGCCTGCACGCAGATGCAGGGTAGATGAGTCAATTTCTGACTATCTATTTGTACGTCGCGGCCCCACTGTTCGCCGGAATGGGATCCCAACGTCGACGCTACTAGTGGACGCGACCACCGCACGTGAACTCGTCCGGTGGGATCCAAAACTCAGCCGCCACCAGGACTGGGACTGGCTCGTTAAGTTCGACCAAGTTCCAAACAGGCGGTTTGTTCATCTCCCGGAAGTGCTGGTGCAGAAGACCATGGGCACGGAGGCATCAATCTCTGCCAACGCCGACTGGCGGGCATCTCTCGCTTGGTACGACGCTTCGTCTGCGCGGTGGTCCCGCCGTAGCCGGGCTGACTTTCTGATAGCTCAAGGCTTGCGGTATGCGCTGCAGGCACGATCGATGGCGGGAGTCTGGGCTGTCGTCCGCCGTACGTGTATCAACCGCCAACTCCCTAGCCTTCCATCAATCGCATTGGGACTCGTCGGCCTCATTCCCCGGAGGTCGGCCCAATCGGTCTTCGGGATTGCCGCCAACCGTAAGACGATGTTCAAGAAGGGCCGCGATTCATGA
- a CDS encoding lipopolysaccharide biosynthesis protein: MAMLSGQFGRFALQFFGTILLARILAPTDYGLIAIVLVMIGLGEVVRDFGLSLAAIQSTTLNERERDNLFWANSFVGFSLTALAMASAPWFAQAFGDERIANIVYVLAWTFAINGMAAQYRAGLNRSLKYGRLALVDTLGQAAGLIAGLALAFAGAGYWALAVQQITQAVASLVVGVGFGRWRPKRYDRATSISRFLRFGWPLVVTQLIGFASRNTDSVIIAQRFGPAALGIYSRAFQLLMLPLNQINAPSTQVALPVLARLQTDRATFNRYLLRGQAVMTLFVCVLFVFLSFHADLVVAVLFGPKWHASAGIFAILAFAGCFQVVSYATYWAFLALGATRSNLVFSIVSRSIVIAMVIGGSQWGIEGVAYGYALALVVTWPLGLWWISRFLKCPGVSMLRNGVRSLVSALILAAPSRFAEFALPDQPPLLVLALAGALLLVTGGVMTLVWPRFRKDINDFKRFVLSSVEKKKNKTI, translated from the coding sequence ATGGCGATGCTGTCCGGGCAGTTCGGGCGATTCGCGCTCCAGTTTTTTGGCACGATCCTCCTGGCTCGGATTCTGGCGCCGACAGACTATGGCCTTATTGCGATCGTCTTGGTGATGATCGGCTTGGGCGAGGTAGTTCGAGACTTCGGCCTATCGCTGGCAGCCATTCAGTCCACGACCTTGAATGAAAGGGAACGCGACAACCTATTCTGGGCCAACTCCTTTGTCGGGTTCTCGCTAACGGCGTTGGCTATGGCTTCTGCTCCGTGGTTTGCGCAAGCTTTCGGCGACGAGCGAATCGCAAATATCGTATACGTGCTTGCCTGGACCTTCGCGATTAACGGTATGGCGGCACAGTACAGAGCCGGGTTGAATCGCTCGCTCAAGTATGGCCGGCTCGCCTTAGTGGACACACTCGGTCAAGCTGCGGGACTAATTGCCGGCCTCGCGCTCGCGTTTGCTGGAGCAGGGTACTGGGCGCTTGCGGTTCAACAGATAACACAGGCCGTGGCGTCCCTCGTCGTGGGAGTGGGATTCGGTCGTTGGCGGCCCAAACGGTACGACCGGGCGACGTCGATCTCCCGTTTTCTGCGATTCGGCTGGCCACTTGTCGTGACGCAATTGATCGGTTTCGCAAGCAGGAACACCGATTCCGTAATCATCGCGCAACGGTTCGGACCCGCCGCATTGGGGATCTATAGCCGCGCGTTTCAGCTGCTGATGCTGCCTCTCAACCAAATAAATGCGCCGTCTACCCAAGTTGCGCTGCCAGTTCTGGCTCGTTTACAAACTGATCGAGCTACGTTCAATCGTTATCTGCTTCGCGGACAAGCGGTGATGACTCTTTTTGTGTGTGTTCTGTTTGTCTTTCTCAGTTTCCACGCGGACTTGGTGGTTGCAGTGCTGTTCGGTCCGAAATGGCACGCGAGCGCCGGCATATTTGCGATCTTGGCTTTCGCCGGTTGCTTTCAGGTAGTCAGTTACGCGACGTACTGGGCCTTTCTAGCGCTGGGGGCCACGCGGTCCAATCTAGTTTTCTCGATTGTCAGTCGATCTATCGTGATTGCGATGGTGATAGGCGGCTCGCAATGGGGCATAGAAGGTGTGGCGTATGGATATGCGCTCGCCCTCGTGGTGACGTGGCCGCTGGGTCTCTGGTGGATCTCGCGATTCCTGAAGTGCCCGGGAGTGTCGATGCTGCGCAATGGCGTCCGTTCGTTAGTTTCGGCGTTGATACTGGCCGCGCCCTCGCGGTTCGCCGAGTTCGCACTGCCGGATCAGCCGCCTCTACTCGTCCTCGCCCTCGCGGGGGCCCTGCTGCTGGTCACTGGCGGTGTCATGACGCTGGTGTGGCCACGATTCAGAAAGGACATCAACGATTTCAAAAGATTCGTGCTTTCATCGGTTGAGAAGAAAAAGAACAAGACGATCTGA
- a CDS encoding glycosyltransferase has protein sequence MGYPGRLRVLHFPGLETPLLNPFIELLLSETSREVDIVPFTWRSAFVGRYDIAHWHWPEYFGAARTRKGRIFYLAVVALFAARLTAGRVKVVRTVHNVEPHSGNDSLLERLSLRVITSRETHRVYLTGYGTPAPGTSVIKHCSYPVPIEGQRQNPTGVLGFFGSVLPYKGVERLLRVFITEVGNKDLRLAIAGQAPDPDYRRLLTELGQADFRVATVLRKLTEEELTEAIRNWDLVVLPYEKMYNSGAAMLALSHGRPILVPDTPSMRELRDDAGADWVITYPSLTGEVITDAAARAHELANNETRPDLSGRSPAVMGRQYLDLYRDLVS, from the coding sequence GTGGGATATCCAGGTCGGTTGCGGGTGTTGCATTTCCCGGGGTTGGAAACCCCTTTGCTCAATCCGTTCATCGAGCTCCTGCTGTCTGAAACGAGCAGGGAGGTCGACATCGTCCCTTTCACCTGGAGGTCCGCCTTTGTTGGAAGGTACGACATCGCGCACTGGCACTGGCCGGAGTATTTCGGCGCTGCCCGGACCCGAAAAGGTCGGATCTTCTATCTCGCGGTTGTAGCTCTGTTCGCTGCACGGCTCACTGCAGGTCGGGTGAAGGTCGTTCGGACGGTGCACAACGTGGAGCCTCACTCGGGCAATGACTCCCTCTTGGAGCGGTTAAGCCTACGAGTAATCACTAGTCGTGAAACTCACCGCGTGTATCTCACTGGATATGGCACACCCGCGCCGGGCACTTCTGTAATAAAGCACTGCTCATATCCCGTACCGATAGAAGGGCAACGACAGAACCCGACTGGTGTACTCGGTTTCTTCGGATCGGTGCTCCCCTACAAGGGCGTAGAACGCCTTCTCCGGGTCTTCATCACTGAAGTGGGGAACAAGGATTTAAGGCTGGCAATTGCTGGCCAGGCGCCGGATCCGGACTACAGGCGACTGCTAACTGAGCTCGGTCAAGCCGACTTTCGCGTGGCGACGGTGTTGCGGAAGCTGACGGAGGAAGAACTGACAGAAGCCATCCGTAACTGGGACCTGGTGGTGCTGCCGTACGAGAAGATGTACAACTCGGGCGCAGCCATGCTCGCGCTCTCCCATGGACGACCGATCCTAGTCCCCGACACCCCGAGCATGCGCGAGCTTCGCGACGACGCAGGGGCGGACTGGGTGATCACCTATCCGTCGCTAACAGGAGAAGTCATAACGGACGCGGCCGCGCGCGCTCACGAGCTCGCAAATAATGAAACCCGTCCGGACCTGTCCGGGCGTAGCCCTGCCGTGATGGGCAGGCAGTATCTGGATCTCTACCGGGATCTAGTCTCATGA
- a CDS encoding polysaccharide pyruvyl transferase family protein has translation MIERGYASSLSRIRGVDVVHWNPKYRLAVRGRTLANLPWRANNFGDLLGPLIVDKLLDRQLTADMSSRPTRVTTVGSILHFAQQGDTVWGTGVNGKVDSTRHRFTSLDVRAVRGPRTAHFLEQRGLPVDVPYGDPALLLPDLFPDLRHISETKLYKQTVVPNLNDLPLFRGHPDLLDPRSPVMTCLRRIVQSEFVVGSSLHAMIVSEAFGIDFVLLDSRSESPFKFHDYAEGTNRRLTPRAADLASAPSAPRMEPLDYASTPLLNSFPYDLWGPAE, from the coding sequence ATGATCGAACGTGGGTACGCCTCATCGCTTTCGCGCATTCGCGGCGTCGATGTAGTGCATTGGAACCCAAAGTATCGGTTAGCCGTCCGGGGGCGCACACTCGCGAACCTTCCCTGGCGCGCGAACAACTTCGGGGATCTGTTGGGGCCGCTTATCGTCGATAAATTGTTGGACCGCCAACTAACTGCTGACATGAGCTCCCGACCGACGCGAGTGACTACTGTCGGCTCGATACTGCACTTCGCGCAGCAAGGCGATACGGTCTGGGGCACCGGCGTCAACGGCAAAGTGGATTCCACACGCCATCGCTTCACGTCGCTCGATGTACGCGCCGTCCGAGGACCCCGGACTGCCCATTTTCTGGAACAACGTGGCCTGCCTGTAGACGTGCCGTATGGTGACCCGGCACTTCTGTTGCCGGATCTCTTCCCGGACCTCAGACATATATCCGAAACCAAGTTGTACAAACAAACGGTCGTGCCGAACCTCAATGATTTGCCCCTGTTCAGGGGCCATCCCGATCTGCTGGACCCGCGGTCGCCGGTGATGACGTGTTTGCGGCGGATAGTGCAGAGTGAGTTTGTAGTTGGCAGTTCCCTACATGCAATGATTGTTTCGGAAGCATTTGGAATTGACTTCGTTCTTCTGGATAGTCGTTCTGAGAGCCCCTTTAAGTTCCATGATTATGCTGAAGGAACCAACAGGCGATTGACTCCGCGCGCTGCCGACCTAGCGTCCGCCCCAAGCGCTCCTCGGATGGAACCTCTCGATTACGCGTCGACACCTCTTCTGAATTCGTTTCCATACGATCTGTGGGGACCCGCGGAGTGA